Proteins encoded by one window of Salvia splendens isolate huo1 chromosome 7, SspV2, whole genome shotgun sequence:
- the LOC121811156 gene encoding superoxide dismutase [Cu-Zn] 2-like, with protein sequence MAMGGVKAVAVISGADNVKGFVHFIQHSSGTLVEGRISGLRPGLHAFHIHALGDTTNGCNSTGPHFNPLNKHHGSPLDDLRHAGDLGNIVAASDGVADISIIDNQIPLSGQYSILGRAVVVHADPDDLGKGGHELSKTTGNAGARIGCGIIGLQSSV encoded by the exons ATGGCCATGGGGGGAGTGAAAGCGGTGGCCGTCATCTCCGGCGCAGATAACGTCAAAGGATTCGTCCACTTCATCCAACACTCTTCCG GTACCCTCGTGGAAGGAAGAATCAGCGGACTCCGTCCCGGCCTCCATGCCTTTCATATCCACGCTCTCGGCGACACAACCAATGGCTGCAATTCTACTG GACCTCATTTCAACCCTTTAAACAAGCATCACGGCTCTCCCTTGGATGATCTGCGCCACGCCGGTGACCTCGGAAACATTGTCGCCGCCTCAGACG gGGTTGCTGACATTTCAATTATTGATAATCAG ATTCCACTGAGTGGACAGTACTCCATTCTAGGAAGAGCTGTTGTTGTACATGCTGATCCTGATGACCTTGGGAAAG GTGGACATGAACTCAGCAAAACTACTGGAAATGCTGGTGCAAGAATCGGTTGTG GAATAATTGGGCTCCAGTCATCTGTTTAA
- the LOC121810588 gene encoding uncharacterized protein LOC121810588: MDPPTDDIELKPETLEEEIEGGPLFHCDFCDADVVDKIAQSFLPGLASACIDNTTGGLFKTPANVAADIRKEMVDYLVQRSENFVAESVVLEGVGDVEVSADSYDIISDFVDDFVHSKRNFFSRVSGWILSEKREDWIDDLVQEMEINGFWLLNRRSTVAQTLLKNLDFRNTYHCNMNFKSLGDLEKHKLSCGFRTLSCGNEGCDSSFSAAKMEHHDSTCAFKMLSCEQKCPDIIMRREMDRHCITTCPMKLVKCPFQSVGCQSTVPQRTIEQHRSDNLPSHLLYIIQLSHKGTSLQALKQRVQELEKVSLLATSARDARSLTYVVKDLEAKLGPIKEHTKKKSDEDVKDLTDLREEKTNIVAKQVRFDAERETIGISESSRAPNESFN, encoded by the exons ATGGATCCGCCAACTGATGATATCGAGCTTAAACCCGAGACActtgaagaagaaatagagGGTGGACCTTTGTTTCATTGTGATTTTTGTGATGCTGACGTAGTTGATAAAATAGCTCAATCATTTCTACCTGGTTTGGCTTCGGCATGCATTGACAACACAACCGGAGGTCTGTTTAAGACCCCTGCTAATGTGGCTGCTGACATCAGGAAAGAAATGGTCGATTACCTTGTCCAACGAAGTGAAAATTTCGTGGCTGAATCGGTTGTCCTAGAAGGTGTTGGGGATGTGGAAGTATCTGCAGACTCTTACGATATTATATCTGACTTTGTTGATGACTTTGTGCATTCAAAAAGAAATTTCTTCAGCCGAGTTTCAGGATGGATACTGAGTGAGAAAAGAGAAGACTGGATAGATGATCTAGTACAGGAGATGGAAATAAATGGATTTTGGTTGCTGAACCGGAGGAGCACAGTTGCACAAACGCTGTTGAAAAATCTAGATTTCAGAAACACATATCATTGCAACATGAATTTCAAGTCCCTGGGAGATTTAGAAAAGCACAAATTGAGCTGCGGTTTTAGGACATTGTCCTGCGGTAATGAGGGATGCGATTCTTCATTTAGTGCGGCTAAGATGGAGCATCATGATTCTACCTGTGCTTTTAAAATGCTTTCATGCGAGCAGAAGTGCCCGGACATCATAATGAGACGCGAGATGGACAGACATTGCATCACTACATGTCCCATGAAGCTTGTCAAATGCCCTTTTCAGTCAGTAGGATGCCAATCCACGGTTCCTCAACGTACAATCGAGCAGCACAGGTCTGATAATCTCCCCAGCCACCTGCTTTATATCATCCAGCTTTCTCACAAGGGAACATCACTACAAGCTCTGAAACAAAGGGTGCAAGAACTGGAAAAGGTAAGTCTCCTAGCTA CATCAGCTCGTGATGCTAGATCTCTGACGTATGTGGTTAAGGATCTTGAAGCAAAACTTGGTCCTATAAAGGAGCATACAAAGAAGAAAAGCGATGAAGATGTTAAAGATTTGACTGATCTAAGGGAGGAGAAGACAAACATAGTGGCTAAACAAGTCAGGTTTGATGCTGAAAGGGAAACAATTGGTATTTCTGAGTCATCCCGCGCCCCCAATGAATCATTCAACTAG